Part of the Leishmania major strain Friedlin complete genome, chromosome 7 genome is shown below.
CGTACGCAGAGGCGACGTCAAAagcaccaccggcaccgAGAAGGCCACGCATGGGCGGGTGATCATAGCGCGGGGCGCTCTCGCGCATATGCGCGTGACGGGCTTGACGGGGAATCGAGTGACGGtagcgacgaggacgacgaggacggcgacgacatGAACGAGACGGTACGGCTAGAcaagctgcggcgccgcatcacgccgctgctgacgacGGCGGCCATGGTGAAGCGCCTCGTCACACGTCAGGCGATGCCGCTACATCATGTTCGTAACTCGcgcatcgtcgtcgacgcGCACGCGTTATTTCAGCTCGTGGCTGGGCCGGAGTCCGCAGCGGCGTTTGATGTGCTGTTTGGCCAGCAGGACAACATGATGAGGGTGCCAttgtgcgtgcacacgctcgtcacggaggcggcggcgtaccGAAGCTGCTCCGAGTCCCTCAGCCAGCCTGTGTCACCGCATCAGCCCGTGGACGGGtcacgcagcagccacggcgaCGCCCTCGTGGGCTACGACACCTTGAGAGGAGGCTTAGGTGGGGCGAGGCGCGAGCCGTTCGATGCCCCGCTGCTCGCAGCCTCCCACGCGGCAGCCGAGGCTCTTGCGGTCATGGAGCGGGCGAAGCAGGACTTCATTCTCGACGTGCAGCGACCGGAGCAaacgtgcgcgctgccggcggcggacCTCGGCTGGCTGCGGTTCACAGTggtgttgccgctgctccgccatcgACAGGCGAAGGCCCGAGCGAAGGACGGGGCGGGTGTCGATGCTGCGAGTGACGCGGGCGGCACGTGCCGCGAGGTGGACTTCATCCTCAACCGCGACCCCCGCGAGAttctccaccaccgcgccatCCTCGAGTATGCCATGTACTTGCAGGCCTCCTTCGGCGAAGGCGTCGTCATCTGCACGGACTCCGTCCTACTGGCCGCGTACGCCTTtgcgtggcggctgcgcgtcGCGTCGATGGATTACTTGTGCGGCGATAACAGCGGTGCCGATGACGTGGCTGCTTGATGGGCTGGGGACAGACAGGTCATGCGCTACAGAGAGTGCCCAGCACGTAGACGAACACGCGCGGGACCCGGAACGAAGCTGGCGGATAAGGTGAGTGCAAGTTATCTCGTTGACCCCGGCGAGTGCCGCCGGCGAAGTCAGGAAGCCACTgactgcgcgtgtgtctcggTGTGGGGTCTCTGCTTGTTTGGTTGTGGGGGCCGCTCCCTTTCCTTTGTTTGTCTTCTGCGCACACTGTcatgtgtctctctctctctctcacacacaaacacacacacacacacacacacacacacacacacacacacacagcgacgTATTAGTACGGatccaccaacaccaccgcggcaccgcgcgTGGCAAGGCAACCGTTCCACTCTTGCGCGCAGGATGATGATGGTGGGTCTTGCACCGGACCGCATCAACATCACCACTGTGGCCTCCTCATTCTCGCAGCGCTATAGCACTTTAGCTCGCACGGGTTCTCTGCTGATGAATGCCCTTGTCATCCTGTCCCCGCTCTGCTGGTGCGCTGAGCAAAGTAAAGTCACTGGAGGACAGAGGCCAAAAAGAGGAGGGTGGCGGATGTGTCAGGCACatgtcccctccccccttctttGCAAACTGTGCATCAACGCATCTTGTCGGTGTCGACTCAGGGACGCTGTTCTGGCCCTCTGCACGTTCCCTCTCTCACTTTAGCGACAGCTGTTTTTTCGCTGGTGTGCGCACGTGATTGTACACAGCAACGTTGCCACGACCTCAACTGTATCACCATCAACACCTTCTCTTCGGGCATACAACAATGATGACCACGTGCACCCGCACGCGTCCGGATCACGGTAgactccccctccttcttcgctgtCCTTCCCTCTATTCTACTTGGCTGCTCCCCCTCGTGGACGTCCTGTCTAGTGTGGCGTTGACATCGACACCGAAGTGAAGGTAACGGtcccccttcttcttccaTCAACCTcccatcctcctccctccactGCGCACCCAACTATCCGCCACTACCAACACGACCATGCCCACCTCATCTTGGCGGGCGGAGCATCTGCTCATCaagcacagcggcagccgcaacCCTGTGTCGCGCCGCACCGGGCAGCCTACCACCATATCGTACGAGGAAGCCGTCACGGAGCTGCAGAAGTGGTGCCAATCCATCAACGATGGCAAGGTGACCTTCGAGGAGGCCGCGCGACAgcgcagcgactgcagcagctacgcccgcggcggcgacttGGGCGTCTTCGGCCCTGGGGAGATGATGAAGCCATTCGAGGATGCCACAAAGTCTCTTGAGGTGGGGCAGGTGAGCGGCATCGTCGTGAccgacagcggcgtgcaCATCATCAAGCGCATAGCCTGAAGCAGAAACACTTCCCTGTTAGAGTGAGGAAGTGGTCTGGGTGGATTGTAGCATGCTTTAAACACCGGCGAAGGCTGGGAGGGGAGAGTAGAGGTGAGGTGGGCGGCGGGTGGGCGagtgcgcagctgccactGATGTGTCTGGACCCCTGTAAAAGAAGAAGGTTCAGAAGGGCACAAGCGGTAGGCCGCCACCAAGCTCTTCACCCTGTAAGCAGCCCTCCTCGCCGCATctctgcatgcgtgcgcgtgactctctctctctctctctctccctctctgagctctccttctcctcgtcGCTACCCGCCCGCAAAGTTGTCGACGCCTTTGTTCCTCTTGCGAGCAGCGCCTACGCGATGGCCTCTGGGGGAAGGGCACGCGCACCCCTCTTCGCGAATGACACACCGCAGGGCCCGGTGTGTCCACTCCCTGTCTGGgaggaagccgagcagccccCATGTCTCTGCCCATGCCGAGCCGCTTGTGTGCGGTAGCAGGGCCAGGCACCGACGACGCAGGGGAGGCCAGAGCGATGTACCGCTGCTTGTGCCCAGCGGTTAGAccctggacggcgtggcgtcggagcgacctgcgaccgtgAACACACGCCCGTGCCATCCATGCGATAGGCCGAGTACCAGCGCGACTCGGACGCGTCTCACCCTCGGCCTtcacactgcctactggtgcgGGGAGAGCCTGCGTGCCACACCCCGAgggtggggggaagggagatgCGCCAGGGGcaggcgacctgcgaggtgtgggtgggtgggtagcgTGTGAGGCAGGGGGCGTGCTCGGATGGCTGAGTGGGTGCCGTGCTGCAactcgcgtgtgtgtgtgtgtgtgtgtgtgtgtggctgcttCGCCCAACGTggatgggggggggctctGTGCTCGGCcagggtgggggagggtggCGTTGAGTGAAGCTCGCGTTGCACGGCAGCGAAGTGGGCACGCTAGAAATGAGAAGAAAACATGTCTTTCCTATCGTCATGTCGCGCCGCTCAATGCGATGTCGCGGAGCCGACAACGGCGCTGGTGTATGCCCACGCTAACGCACAGCTGCGCACATGTCGTTGTGCccacctcgccctctcttACCTCCGCCTGTGCAGCCACCACTCCTGCGGATCCGTCGCCTcgcgtctgcctctctcacgcaccACATGCATGATGTCATCGACCCCTCCCCGATGGGGGCTTTCATGCGTTGTCTCTTGAGCCCACTGCTCTTCCTTCAACGCTCCCTCCCACTGCCGTATCTCTGTTTCTTTCCTCGCAACGTATTACTCTCGGTTaccatccccctcccctcttctgcGCTCTCGGCCGTCATCTGTGACGTCCTGCGTtgcgcgctgccaccacgctgtgctgctgctgccgtccgGAACGCGTGGCACTGTGCTGGTTTTGGCCGTGTGCACACTCTCTGCTCAGACGTCTTCGATGGCGAAGTGCGCA
Proteins encoded:
- the PIN1 gene encoding putative PPIase, which codes for MPTSSWRAEHLLIKHSGSRNPVSRRTGQPTTISYEEAVTELQKWCQSINDGKVTFEEAARQRSDCSSYARGGDLGVFGPGEMMKPFEDATKSLEVGQVSGIVVTDSGVHIIKRIA